In Syntrophales bacterium, the following proteins share a genomic window:
- the flgG gene encoding flagellar basal-body rod protein FlgG — MIRSLYTAATGMTAQQIEQDVIANNLANINTVGFKRSRANFQDLMYQVLTKAGSTSATGNQLPAGMEIGMGVKAVSTQKIFTQGDFVQTGNSLDWAIEGEGFFQVDDGTGKTVYTRAGSFKLNKDGNIVNSEGLLLVPTINIPSTALVITVDKTGVVSVTDQAGNITQVGQIQIARFVNPAGLTSLGRNLFDKTDASGDALVGNPGTEGRGYINQFFLEMSNVNVIEEMVKMIVGQRNYEINSKSIQTADSMLGIVNNLKR; from the coding sequence ATGATTAGATCTCTTTACACGGCAGCTACTGGAATGACAGCACAGCAGATTGAGCAGGATGTTATTGCCAATAATCTTGCAAACATAAATACAGTCGGTTTCAAAAGGTCGAGGGCCAATTTTCAAGATCTTATGTATCAAGTTTTGACAAAGGCCGGCTCAACTTCGGCAACGGGTAACCAGCTACCAGCAGGAATGGAGATCGGTATGGGTGTGAAGGCTGTCTCTACCCAGAAGATATTTACTCAAGGTGATTTTGTTCAAACGGGTAATTCCCTTGACTGGGCTATAGAGGGAGAGGGATTCTTTCAGGTTGATGACGGTACTGGCAAAACGGTTTATACTAGGGCGGGTAGTTTTAAACTAAACAAGGATGGTAATATCGTTAACTCAGAAGGGCTTTTATTGGTACCCACAATAAACATCCCCAGTACCGCTCTCGTTATAACGGTAGACAAGACAGGGGTTGTTTCAGTCACGGATCAGGCAGGTAACATAACGCAGGTAGGTCAGATTCAGATAGCACGTTTTGTCAATCCCGCAGGTCTTACTAGTCTAGGAAGGAATCTCTTTGATAAAACGGATGCCTCTGGGGATGCCCTTGTGGGAAATCCCGGCACAGAGGGTAGAGGCTATATAAATCAATTCTTCCTCGAAATGTCTAACGTTAATGTTATCGAAGAAATGGTCAAAATGATTGTGGGGCAGCGTAACTATGAGATCAATTCAAAGTCGATACAAACTGCTGATTCTATGTTGGGCATTGTTAATAACCTTAAACGCTAG
- a CDS encoding flagellar hook basal-body protein: MMINDVVQVSHFAERVMKRMDVVSNNLANAATTGFKQDCIVYESGKESKMFDEKTVIDFRQGSVQFTGNLFDFALSGEGFFVVQTAEGLRYTRRGDFTIDHEGYLVTQWGDRVMGISGPLRIQGSNVDVSSDGTLVVDGNPVGQLSIVTFKNLNKLSRDVNGYFRSEESPEQVEKHHNVRQRYLEFSNVNVIREMVNMIELHRLMETYQRLIQTINDGDKLSTSRIGRIA; the protein is encoded by the coding sequence ATGATGATAAACGATGTGGTTCAGGTATCTCATTTTGCTGAACGGGTGATGAAGCGTATGGATGTTGTTTCTAACAACCTCGCAAATGCAGCAACCACCGGTTTTAAGCAGGATTGTATCGTTTATGAATCGGGTAAAGAAAGTAAAATGTTTGATGAGAAAACGGTTATTGATTTTCGTCAAGGCTCTGTTCAGTTTACGGGTAATCTTTTCGATTTTGCCTTATCGGGAGAAGGTTTTTTTGTTGTGCAGACAGCAGAGGGACTCCGATACACAAGGAGGGGAGATTTTACAATTGATCATGAGGGTTATCTTGTTACTCAATGGGGTGATCGTGTGATGGGGATCTCGGGTCCTCTGAGAATTCAGGGAAGCAATGTGGATGTGAGTTCAGATGGTACGTTGGTTGTTGATGGTAATCCCGTTGGTCAGTTGTCCATTGTAACGTTTAAAAATTTAAACAAACTGTCGCGAGATGTCAACGGTTACTTTAGATCAGAGGAATCTCCGGAGCAGGTAGAAAAACATCACAATGTGAGGCAACGCTACCTAGAATTTTCCAATGTGAATGTAATACGAGAAATGGTGAACATGATCGAACTCCACAGGTTAATGGAAACATATCAGAGATTGATTCAAACGATAAATGATGGAGACAAATTATCCACAAGCCGCATTGGTCGCATTGCGTAG
- the flgA gene encoding flagellar basal body P-ring formation chaperone FlgA: protein MVDERSIRQVVRQYIEGGIPWAKEDVHIEFLENAWARKLPVGEKVIIYVERIGSGEFIGNLSFNVTLETSKGMKKNIVVPVRVAVNRPVVVARESLGRNRILQAEDVEVKSKWVYHLNPKLVSSVDQVVGRVLVAPVAKGVEITQDVLKEPILVRKGKVVKLQLDRGSIQIDTVAICEEDGMRDAIVKVRNMSSNRIVYARVVGENHVVIDY from the coding sequence ATGGTGGATGAAAGATCTATAAGACAGGTTGTGCGTCAATACATTGAAGGAGGTATCCCATGGGCGAAGGAAGATGTGCATATTGAATTCTTGGAAAATGCTTGGGCGAGGAAATTGCCTGTAGGGGAAAAGGTGATTATTTATGTGGAAAGGATCGGAAGTGGAGAGTTTATAGGAAATCTTTCTTTCAATGTCACTTTGGAAACTTCTAAAGGTATGAAAAAAAACATTGTGGTTCCAGTTCGTGTTGCTGTGAATAGGCCGGTTGTAGTTGCCAGGGAGTCCCTTGGTAGAAATAGGATTCTGCAGGCTGAGGATGTAGAAGTTAAAAGTAAGTGGGTTTATCATTTAAATCCGAAGCTTGTGTCCTCTGTTGATCAGGTCGTAGGGAGAGTGCTTGTTGCACCTGTTGCAAAGGGTGTAGAAATTACGCAGGACGTTTTAAAGGAACCTATCCTTGTGAGAAAAGGAAAGGTGGTTAAACTTCAGCTCGATAGAGGGTCGATACAGATAGATACAGTGGCCATCTGTGAAGAGGACGGCATGAGAGATGCGATAGTGAAGGTTAGAAACATGTCTTCTAATCGGATTGTATATGCAAGGGTGGTAGGTGAGAACCATGTTGTTATTGATTATTAG
- a CDS encoding EscU/YscU/HrcU family type III secretion system export apparatus switch protein yields MKKRSEKLLAAAVAYDAQRDRAPRVVAKGRGFVAEKIIALAREHGIPIKEDPWLVQVLCRLELEEEIPSELYRAIAEILAFVYRLNEKKRENLPNN; encoded by the coding sequence ATGAAGAAAAGGTCCGAGAAACTCCTTGCCGCTGCTGTTGCTTATGATGCACAAAGGGACAGAGCCCCACGCGTAGTCGCAAAAGGCCGTGGTTTTGTCGCTGAAAAAATAATCGCACTTGCTCGGGAGCATGGAATACCAATAAAAGAAGATCCCTGGCTTGTTCAAGTGCTGTGCCGGCTGGAACTGGAAGAGGAGATTCCTTCAGAACTTTACCGTGCGATCGCAGAAATTTTGGCTTTTGTTTATCGACTAAACGAGAAAAAAAGGGAAAATCTGCCAAATAATTGA